In Sphingobacteriaceae bacterium, the following are encoded in one genomic region:
- a CDS encoding PorP/SprF family type IX secretion system membrane protein, whose product MKFKSKIICLVFYLLSIQFLNGQDIHFSQFSESPLLINPATAGAIRHPIRLVVNYKNQWKSVINPYQTIAIAFDSKLYLNRKKKGVYVGYGVSLFNDKSGLAKITTNQANVDLAAHVPLNRHHQITLGIKTGFYEKHLNPAGLKWDNQYDGKAYNSALSSGEGFALTSIGKFDLGSGLLYTLDQHESGIIFQGGFAMAHLTKPKNAFLLSKNSLQYKYTGHLNLQYHPSGSSYVLMPAVLYSRQGAHQEIIAGSKIKLLLGDQTREKVLLNTFTLISSAVQFGVFYRLKDAVIFSTAIEYRKNLTIGVSYDVNVSKFTAASKFRGGLEFSLVCTGFDFSGTKGSKNDR is encoded by the coding sequence ATGAAATTTAAAAGTAAAATAATTTGCCTTGTTTTTTACTTATTAAGTATCCAGTTTTTAAACGGCCAAGATATTCACTTTTCGCAATTTTCAGAATCACCGTTGCTCATTAATCCGGCTACTGCAGGCGCTATTCGTCATCCCATACGATTAGTGGTTAATTACAAAAATCAATGGAAAAGTGTTATTAATCCATATCAAACCATTGCCATAGCGTTTGATTCCAAATTATATTTAAACAGAAAGAAAAAAGGTGTTTATGTAGGTTATGGCGTTTCTCTTTTTAATGATAAATCGGGTTTAGCCAAAATTACAACCAATCAGGCCAATGTTGATTTAGCAGCTCATGTTCCGTTAAACAGACATCATCAAATAACCTTAGGTATTAAAACAGGGTTTTATGAAAAACATTTAAATCCGGCCGGTTTAAAATGGGACAATCAATACGATGGCAAAGCATATAATTCCGCATTATCTTCCGGAGAAGGATTTGCTTTAACCAGCATCGGTAAATTTGATTTAGGATCAGGATTGTTATATACCCTTGATCAACATGAAAGTGGAATAATTTTTCAAGGTGGGTTTGCAATGGCACATCTTACCAAACCAAAAAATGCATTTTTGTTAAGTAAAAATTCTTTACAATATAAATATACAGGGCATTTGAATTTACAATACCATCCCAGTGGCAGTAGTTATGTATTAATGCCTGCTGTTTTGTATTCACGGCAAGGTGCACATCAAGAAATAATTGCAGGAAGTAAAATTAAATTACTGCTTGGAGATCAAACCAGGGAAAAAGTTTTATTAAATACTTTTACTTTAATTTCGTCTGCTGTTCAATTTGGTGTGTTTTACCGTTTGAAAGATGCTGTAATATTTAGCACAGCCATAGAATACAGGAAAAATTTAACTATTGGAGTTAGTTACGACGTAAACGTTTCGAAATTTACCGCTGCTTCAAAATTCAGAGGTGGATTAGAGTTTTCGTTGGTATGTACGGGATTTGATTTTAGCGGGACTAAAGGCAGCAAAAATGACCGTTAG
- the pdhA gene encoding pyruvate dehydrogenase (acetyl-transferring) E1 component subunit alpha, translated as MGKTLTDKKLKFTKEQYLKWYESMLLMRKFEEKTGQVYVQQKIKGFCHLYIGQEAIVAGTVSATKKEDKHITAYRDHAHPIGLGLHPKYVMAEMYAKITGCSKGKGGSMHIFSKEHNFVGGHGIVGGQIPLGAGIAFAEKYLGTNNVCICSMGDGAVRQGALHEAFNMAMTWKLPVVFIVENNMYAMGTSVERTSNVHDLWKLGLAYDMPSKPVDGLTVEAVHDAIEEAVARARRGDGPTFLEMKTYRYKGHSMSDAQTYRTKDEVKEFQKQDPIEKVLDTLKTNKWITDKQIEEIENKVKDIVDESIKFAEESPYPEPEELYKDVYADENYPFIEL; from the coding sequence ATGGGCAAAACCTTAACCGATAAAAAACTAAAATTCACCAAAGAGCAATACCTTAAATGGTATGAGTCGATGCTTTTGATGAGAAAATTTGAAGAAAAAACTGGACAAGTTTATGTTCAACAAAAAATTAAAGGTTTTTGCCACTTATATATTGGACAAGAAGCTATTGTTGCCGGAACTGTTAGTGCTACCAAAAAAGAAGATAAACATATTACTGCCTATAGAGATCATGCACATCCTATTGGCTTAGGATTACATCCCAAGTATGTAATGGCTGAAATGTATGCTAAAATTACGGGATGCAGTAAAGGAAAAGGTGGAAGTATGCATATTTTCAGCAAAGAACATAATTTTGTTGGCGGACATGGAATAGTTGGTGGACAAATTCCTTTAGGTGCTGGTATTGCATTTGCAGAAAAATATTTAGGTACTAACAATGTTTGTATCTGTAGCATGGGTGATGGAGCTGTTCGCCAAGGTGCACTTCACGAAGCATTTAACATGGCCATGACCTGGAAATTACCTGTAGTATTTATTGTTGAAAATAACATGTATGCCATGGGAACTTCAGTAGAAAGAACCAGTAATGTACATGATTTATGGAAGTTGGGTTTAGCATACGACATGCCTAGTAAACCGGTTGATGGTTTAACGGTAGAAGCCGTTCATGATGCTATTGAAGAAGCGGTGGCTAGAGCCCGTAGAGGTGACGGCCCTACTTTTTTAGAGATGAAAACTTATCGTTACAAAGGTCACAGTATGAGCGATGCTCAAACGTACCGGACAAAAGACGAGGTTAAAGAATTTCAGAAACAAGATCCCATTGAAAAAGTTTTGGATACTTTAAAAACAAATAAATGGATTACCGATAAACAGATTGAAGAAATTGAAAATAAGGTAAAAGATATAGTTGATGAAAGTATAAAATTTGCGGAAGAAAGTCCATATCCGGAACCGGAAGAATTGTATAAGGATGTTTATGCTGATGAAAATTATCCTTTTATCGAATTATAA
- a CDS encoding dipeptide epimerase has protein sequence MRLHFVSFLLEFKHAFGVSGNKRTHTPTVFVSLQMGEFIGYGEACMPVYLGETVENTLAFYQSIHSDINSIKSLVELDIYLKTKLKAVSGLQAAKAALSIAFYDLKGKTEGKSLRQLLNIEAKTCIVTSATIGLDDYKKLEIKLNEARDFKILKVKIGGENDKELITFIRSLTDKPLYVDANQGWNNLDNAIEMTHWLKERNVLLVEQPLPKNNLEQMAILKEKSALPIIADESIRNLEDCKNQYFAFHGINIKLMKCGGIQEAIDLINFAKTKNLKIMLGCMAESSCATAAMAQLASFADYIDLDAPHLINNDPFNGITYINGELILENKIGIGVWPKKNSDLFINRS, from the coding sequence ATGCGGCTCCATTTCGTCTCCTTTTTACTCGAGTTTAAACATGCTTTTGGCGTTTCGGGTAATAAAAGAACCCACACTCCAACCGTTTTTGTTAGCTTACAAATGGGAGAATTTATTGGGTATGGTGAAGCGTGTATGCCTGTTTATTTGGGTGAAACAGTAGAAAATACCTTAGCTTTTTACCAAAGTATACATAGTGACATTAACTCAATTAAATCTTTAGTTGAACTTGATATCTACTTAAAAACTAAACTGAAGGCTGTATCAGGTTTACAAGCAGCTAAGGCCGCGTTAAGTATTGCTTTTTATGATTTGAAAGGGAAAACGGAAGGAAAAAGCTTGCGACAATTATTGAATATTGAAGCCAAAACTTGCATTGTTACCAGTGCAACGATTGGATTGGACGATTATAAAAAGTTAGAAATAAAATTAAACGAGGCTAGGGATTTTAAAATTTTGAAAGTGAAAATTGGCGGGGAAAATGATAAAGAATTGATAACTTTTATTCGCAGCTTAACCGATAAACCATTATACGTTGATGCTAACCAAGGTTGGAATAACTTGGATAACGCAATAGAAATGACACATTGGTTAAAGGAAAGAAATGTTTTATTGGTTGAACAACCTTTACCTAAAAATAACCTGGAGCAAATGGCTATACTTAAAGAAAAAAGTGCTTTGCCTATTATAGCCGACGAAAGTATTCGAAATTTGGAAGATTGCAAAAATCAATATTTTGCTTTTCATGGCATCAATATTAAATTAATGAAATGTGGAGGAATTCAAGAAGCAATTGACCTAATTAATTTTGCTAAAACAAAAAACTTAAAAATTATGTTGGGTTGTATGGCAGAGAGTTCATGTGCTACCGCTGCTATGGCACAGTTAGCGTCATTTGCAGATTATATTGACTTAGACGCACCACATTTAATAAACAATGACCCATTTAATGGTATCACTTATATAAATGGAGAACTGATATTGGAAAACAAAATCGGAATTGGTGTTTGGCCAAAAAAAAACTCCGATCTTTTTATTAATCGGAGTTAA
- a CDS encoding pyruvate dehydrogenase complex dihydrolipoamide acetyltransferase: MAEIVKMPKLSDTMTEGVVAKWHKKVGDKVKSGDLLADIETDKATMEFESYQDGVLLHIGIPEKGTAPVDSLLAILGKEGEDITALLKETNKVSNGVAQKEEKTNVVTASPKVSALPATVQIVRMPKLSDTMTEGVIAKWHKKEGDKVKSGELLADIETDKATMEFESFQDGVLLHKGIEEGKSIAVDAVIAILGKGDENVKEIIAAVAAMGNTKTQETVASENTKTTAIPENKKPIQNPVKNSATSILNGGRVKASPLAKALAKEKGIDIREVKGSAENGRITKADIENYKGGSGSGKQYSLASAQESFTDEPASQMRKTIARRLLESKNGAPHFYLNIEVDMDNAISAREAINKVGEVKISFNDLVVKAVASALKKHPRVNSSWMGDKIRINHHIHVGIAIAVEDGLLVPVVRFTDYKSLDQISLEIKDFGKRAKEKKLQPNDWEGNTFTVSNLGMFGIESFTSIINSPESCILSVGTIKQVPVVKNNQVVPGNVMMLTLACDHRSVDGATGAAFLQTLKMYLENPVTIFI, encoded by the coding sequence ATGGCTGAAATAGTTAAAATGCCCAAACTTAGTGATACCATGACCGAAGGTGTTGTTGCAAAATGGCATAAAAAGGTTGGTGATAAAGTAAAAAGTGGAGATTTATTGGCGGATATAGAAACCGATAAAGCTACCATGGAATTTGAAAGTTATCAGGATGGGGTTTTATTACACATTGGCATTCCTGAAAAAGGCACTGCTCCGGTAGATTCTCTTTTGGCTATTTTAGGAAAAGAAGGTGAAGATATTACAGCCCTTTTAAAGGAAACTAACAAAGTAAGCAATGGGGTTGCTCAAAAAGAAGAAAAGACAAACGTTGTTACTGCTTCACCAAAAGTGAGCGCATTACCTGCTACAGTACAAATAGTTCGTATGCCAAAATTAAGCGATACAATGACAGAAGGAGTAATTGCAAAATGGCATAAAAAAGAAGGTGATAAAGTAAAGAGCGGAGAACTTTTAGCAGATATAGAAACAGATAAAGCAACTATGGAATTTGAAAGTTTCCAAGATGGAGTTTTATTACACAAAGGTATTGAGGAAGGAAAAAGTATAGCCGTTGACGCGGTAATAGCCATCTTAGGTAAAGGTGATGAAAATGTGAAAGAAATTATTGCCGCAGTTGCAGCAATGGGTAATACCAAAACTCAGGAAACTGTTGCTTCAGAAAATACAAAAACAACTGCAATACCCGAAAATAAAAAACCAATTCAAAACCCCGTTAAAAATTCGGCGACATCAATACTCAATGGCGGCCGTGTAAAAGCATCACCATTAGCAAAGGCATTAGCAAAAGAAAAAGGAATTGATATTAGAGAAGTTAAAGGTTCTGCTGAGAATGGCAGGATTACTAAAGCCGATATAGAAAATTATAAAGGCGGCAGTGGTTCAGGTAAACAATATTCGTTAGCCAGTGCACAAGAAAGTTTTACAGACGAGCCTGCATCGCAAATGCGTAAGACCATTGCACGTCGTTTATTAGAAAGTAAAAACGGAGCACCTCATTTTTATTTGAATATTGAGGTGGATATGGATAATGCCATTTCAGCAAGGGAGGCCATTAATAAAGTTGGAGAAGTTAAAATTTCATTCAATGACTTGGTGGTTAAAGCTGTTGCATCGGCATTAAAAAAACATCCGCGTGTAAATAGTAGCTGGATGGGCGATAAAATTCGAATTAATCATCACATACATGTTGGGATAGCTATTGCTGTTGAAGACGGATTGTTAGTACCTGTAGTTCGATTTACCGATTACAAAAGTTTAGATCAAATCAGCCTGGAAATAAAAGATTTCGGAAAAAGAGCAAAAGAGAAGAAATTGCAACCAAACGATTGGGAAGGAAATACCTTTACGGTTTCTAACTTGGGTATGTTTGGAATTGAATCTTTCACTTCAATTATTAATTCTCCCGAATCCTGTATTCTATCTGTAGGAACTATTAAACAAGTACCGGTTGTAAAAAATAATCAGGTTGTTCCCGGAAATGTAATGATGTTAACACTGGCTTGCGATCACAGAAGCGTAGATGGCGCTACAGGAGCTGCATTTTTACAGACTTTGAAAATGTATTTGGAAAATCCGGTTACGATTTTTATTTAG